A single genomic interval of Sebastes umbrosus isolate fSebUmb1 chromosome 9, fSebUmb1.pri, whole genome shotgun sequence harbors:
- the gpm6aa gene encoding glycoprotein M6Aa, translated as MEEDMDEGQTQKGCLECCIKCLGGIPYPSLIATILLYAGVALFCGCGHEALSGTVTILQNYFEVVRSPVDALDVFTMIDIIKYVIYGIASAFFVYGILLMVEGFFTSGAIKDLYGDFKITTCGRCVSAWFIMLTYIFMLAWLGVTAFTSLPVFIYFNIWNICQNATVLEGATLCLDPRQYGIVPINEAKTVCAGSEKFYKMCESNELDMTFHLFICALAGAGAAVIAMIHYLMVLSANWAYVKDACRMQKYEDIKSKEEQELHDIHSTRSKERLNAYT; from the exons GATGCCTTGAATGCTGCATCAAATGCCTGGGCGGGATCCCGTACCCATCTCTCATAGCCACCATCTTGCTGTACGCGGGCGTGGCTCTGTTCTGCGGCTGCGGACATGAGGCCCTGTCTGGCACCGTCACCATCCTCCAGAACTACTTCGAGGTGGTGCGGAGCCCTGTGGATGCACTGGACGTCTTCACCAT GATTGACATTATCAAGTACGTGATCTATGGCATCGCCTCGGCTTTCTTCGTCTACGGCATCCTACTGATGGTGGAGGGCTTCTTCACCAGTGGAGCCATTAAAGATCTGTATGGAGACTTCAAGATCACCACCTGCGGACGCTGTGTCAGCGCTTGG TTCATCATGCTGACATACATCTTCATGCTGGCTTGGCTCGGAGTGACTGCTTTCACCTCCCTCccagtctttatttatttcaacatctggaatatttgccaaaatgctacCGTGCTGGAGGGGGCCACACTCTGCCTGGACCCGCGCCAGTATG gTATTGTGCCAATCAATGAGGCGAAAACAGTGTGTGCTGGATCAGAGAAGTTCTACAAGATGTGTGAATCCAATGAG CTGGACATGACATTCCACCTGTTCATCTGCGCCCTCGCTGGAGCAGGTGCTGCTGTCATTGCCATG ATCCACTACTTGATGGTGCTGTCTGCCAACTGGGCCTACGTGAAGGACGCCTGCCGGATGCAGAAGTACGAGGACATCAAGTcgaaggaggagcaggagctTCATGACATCCACTCCACTCGCTCCAAGGAGCGTCTCAACGCCTACACATAA
- the lrit3a gene encoding leucine-rich repeat, immunoglobulin-like domain and transmembrane domain-containing protein 3a: MRRLLCVHVFLCCLSMAHPFCPSQCTCVFHGRTDGAGSRSVVCNDPDMSDIPVNVPVDTVKLRIEKTMVRRIPTEAFYYLSDLRYLWITYNSISSVDTAGFYNLKVLHELRLDGNLISVFPWESLKEMPRLKTLDLHNNRITTVGNEAIPYLRSITYLDLSSNKLATLPSDLMDIWPPFNGAPISTDVSQKVVLGLQDNPWFCDCKISKLIELSKMTGTPVVLMDLYLACSGPENLAGVVFQRAELDNCVKPSVMTSATKITSPLGSNVLLRCDAAGFPTPTLYWAKSDGSLVNNTVQETPGEGIRWSIMSLHGILFKDAGNYSCKAKNVAGNAEATISISVAGDFTTTTLPLKPSIETEPTSQATTFTPPTDTPSSTTITTTVLPTTSTTTTTTTTTTKTTTSAPKKPKTTTSNSLQKGSFKQPKTQQDSNGRKLAADEKSKKSDASKSVNDIKIVEETSDTAVLLWTAEGLPNDAPLTVVYSPYDDDDIKRTVETNAGSGKVLLEGLSSGTRYSVCLVAKGSAAGKDPCIDFYTLDNLEDGGQSKLFIIISGMACALVLSLIALLLYKILALYCKGRGTGLDAEELEKDSYVKFETISMKHRTLNSHPTELWARRATHESERMLLCSRSSIDSQMTYKSDGSRSEYLC; encoded by the exons ATGCGTCGACTGCTCTGCGTGCATGTATTCCTATGCTGCCTGAGTATGGCTCATCCCTTCTGTCCATCCCAATGCACCTGTGTCTTCCATGGACGTACCGACGGAGCAGGAAGCAG ATCTGTAGTCTGCAATGATCCAGACATGTCTGACATCCCTGTCAACGTCCCTGTGGATACGGTCAAACTTCGAATTGAGAAAACTATGGTACGGCGAATCCCAACAGAAGCTTTTTACTACCTGTCGGACCTACGGTACCTGTGGATTACTTACAATTCCATAAGCTCGGTGGATACTGCAGGTTTCTACAACCTTAAAGTGCTCCATGAGCTGAGGCTGGATGGAAATTTGATCTCCGTATTTCCTTGGGAGTCTCTAAAAGAAATGCCCAGGCTGAAGACGCTGGATTTACACAACAACAGAATCACTACTGTTGGCAATGAGGCAATACCCTACCTCCGCAGCATTACCTACTTGGATCTATCCAGCAACAAACTAGCCACCCTACCCTCTGACCTCATGGATATCTGGCCGCCCTTCAATGGAGCACCCATCTCTACTGATGTCTCCCAGAAAGTTGTATTAG GCCTCCAAGATAACCCCTGGTTCTGTGACTGTAAAATCTCCAAGCTGATTGAGCTTTCCAAAATGACTGGCACACCAGTGGTTTTGATGGATCTATACTTGGCCTGCAGTGGACCAGAGAATTTGGCTGGTGTCGTTTTCCAGCGTGCTGAACTTGACAATTGTGTAAAACCATCAGTCATGACTTCGGCAACCAAGATCACATCTCCTCTGGGCAGTAATGTTCTCCTGCGATGTGACGCCGCAGGGTTTCCAACACCAACTCTTTACTGGGCCAAGTCAGATGGCTCACTAGTCAACAACacag TCCAAGAGACACCTGGAGAGGGCATCAGATGGTCCATCATGAGCTTGCATGGAATATTGTTCAAAGATGCCGGGAACTACAGCTGCAAAGCCAAGAATGTTGCCGGCAACGCAGAAGCCACCATTTCTATCTCAGTTGCTGGTGACTTCACTACCACCACCCTTCCACTGAAACCTAGCATCGAAACTGAACCAACTAGCCAAGCCACAACATTTACTCCCCCAACGGACACTCCCAGCTCGACCACCATCACGACCACAGTTCTCCCGACAACATCgacaacaacgacaacaacgacaacaacgACAAAAACGACAACATCTGCCCCTAAGAAGCCGAAAACTACCACCAGCAACAGTTTACAGAAAGGCTCATTCAAACAACCAAAAACCCAGCAAGACAGTAATGGGAGAAAGCTTGCAGCAGACGAAAAGAGCAAGAAAAGTGATGCATCCAAGTCTGTCAATGACATTAAGATTGTAGAGGAAACATCTGACACTGCAGTGTTGCTCTGGACAGCAGAAGGGTTACCAAATGATGCCCCACTCACAGTGGTATATTCAccatatgatgatgatgacatcaaAAGGACAGTGGAGACCAATGCTGGCAGTGGAAAAGTGCTCCTAGAGGGACTGTCCTCTGGGACGAGGTACTCAGTTTGCCTCGTAGCAAAAGGCAGTGCTGCTGGAAAAGATCCTTGCATTGACTTCTACACATTGGACAATCTAGAGGATGGTGGGCAGAGCAAGCTTTTCATTATCATAAGCGGCATGGCCTGTGCTTTGGTTTTGTCGCTTATTGCACTGTTGCTGTACAAGATTCTCGCTCTGTACTGCAAGGGACGCGGCACAGGTTTAGACGCCGAAGAGCTTGAAAAAGACAGCTATGTCAAGTTTGAGACAATTTCAATGAAACATAGGACATTGAACTCTCATCCAACTGAGCTCTGGGCAAGGAGAGCGACTCACGAGTCAGAGCGAATGCTCCTGTGCTCCAGGTCGAGCATCGACTCCCAGATGACCTATAAGAGTGACGGTTCCCGGTCGGAGTATCTCTGCTGA